The proteins below are encoded in one region of Paenacidovorax monticola:
- the murG gene encoding undecaprenyldiphospho-muramoylpentapeptide beta-N-acetylglucosaminyltransferase gives MTQKTALIMAGGTGGHIFPGLAVAEELRARGWRVHWLGAPGSMESRIVPPQGFAFEPVDFSGVRGKGPVTLALLPLRLLRAFWQALAVVRRVKPDVVVGLGGYITFPGGMMAVLAGKPLVLHEQNSIAGMANKVLAGVADRVFTAFPNVFKKGLWVGNPLRQAFTRQAEPAERFAGRQGPLKLLVVGGSLGARALNEVVPQALALIPAGQRPVATHQSGAAQIDQLREHYAKAGVEATLTPFIDDTATAFAEADVIVCRAGASTVTEIAAVGAAAVFVPFPAAVDDHQTTNAQFLVQAGGGWLVQQRDLTPGGLAQMLQNMERSTLVERAQRAKTMQKTQATREVVTACEELAA, from the coding sequence ATGACGCAGAAAACGGCGTTAATCATGGCCGGAGGCACCGGCGGCCACATCTTCCCGGGCCTGGCCGTGGCAGAGGAGCTGCGTGCGCGCGGCTGGCGCGTGCACTGGCTCGGCGCGCCGGGCAGCATGGAGTCGCGCATCGTGCCGCCCCAGGGCTTCGCGTTCGAGCCCGTCGATTTCTCGGGCGTGCGCGGCAAGGGCCCGGTCACGCTCGCGTTGCTGCCGCTGCGCCTGCTGCGCGCGTTCTGGCAGGCGCTGGCCGTGGTCCGGCGCGTCAAGCCCGACGTGGTCGTGGGCCTGGGCGGCTACATCACCTTCCCGGGCGGCATGATGGCCGTGCTGGCCGGCAAGCCGCTGGTGCTGCACGAGCAGAACTCCATCGCGGGCATGGCCAACAAGGTGCTGGCCGGTGTGGCCGACCGCGTGTTCACGGCCTTTCCGAACGTGTTCAAGAAGGGATTGTGGGTGGGCAACCCGCTGCGCCAGGCGTTCACGCGCCAGGCCGAGCCGGCCGAGCGCTTCGCGGGCCGCCAGGGGCCGCTCAAACTGCTGGTGGTCGGCGGCAGCCTGGGCGCGCGCGCGCTCAACGAGGTCGTGCCGCAGGCGCTGGCGCTGATCCCGGCAGGCCAGCGCCCCGTGGCCACGCACCAGAGCGGCGCCGCGCAGATCGACCAGTTGCGCGAACACTATGCGAAGGCGGGCGTGGAGGCCACGCTCACCCCCTTCATCGACGACACGGCCACGGCATTCGCCGAGGCCGACGTGATCGTCTGCCGTGCGGGCGCGAGCACCGTGACCGAGATCGCGGCCGTGGGCGCCGCGGCCGTGTTCGTGCCGTTCCCGGCGGCGGTGGACGACCACCAGACGACGAATGCGCAGTTCCTCGTGCAGGCAGGCGGCGGCTGGCTGGTCCAGCAGCGCGACCTCACGCCCGGGGGGCTGGCGCAGATGCTACAAAATATGGAGCGCTCCACGCTCGTGGAACGCGCACAGAGAGCCAAAACCATGCAAAAGACACAGGCCACCCGCGAGGTGGTCACCGCATGCGAGGAGTTGGCCGCATGA
- the murC gene encoding UDP-N-acetylmuramate--L-alanine ligase, with the protein MKHAIRHIHFVGLGGAGMSGIAEVLHNLGYTISGSDLADSATLRRLQGLGIATYLGHAAAHIEGAHAVVTSTAVQSDNPEVQAAREKKIPVVPRALMLAELMRLRRGIAIAGTHGKTTTTSLVTSVLAEGGLDPTFVIGGRLNSAGANARLGSGEYIVVEADESDASFLNLLPVMAVVTNIDADHMETYGHDFGRLKKAFVDFLHRMPFYGTAILCVDNPAIREILPEVTCPITSYGLSEDAQVRAIDVRAEGGRMRFTVQRRNGVTLPDLEVDLNLAGEHNVLNALSAIAVAVELGIPDDAVLRALAGFKGVGRRFQRYGDQPAQGGGHFALIEDYGHHPVEMAATLAAARGAFPGRRLVLAFQPHRYSRTRDCFEDFVKVIGGGADAVLLTEVYAAGEAPIVAADGRSLARALRVAGRVEPIFVDDVADLPRAIADNARDGDVVMCMGAGSIGSVPAKVVEMLEKDERPAQEGQAL; encoded by the coding sequence ATGAAACACGCTATTCGCCACATCCATTTCGTGGGCCTGGGCGGCGCCGGCATGAGCGGCATTGCCGAGGTGCTGCACAACCTGGGCTACACCATCTCGGGCTCGGACCTGGCCGACAGCGCCACGCTGCGCCGCCTGCAGGGGCTGGGCATCGCCACCTACCTGGGCCACGCGGCCGCGCACATCGAGGGCGCGCACGCCGTCGTCACCTCCACGGCCGTGCAGTCCGACAACCCCGAGGTGCAGGCGGCGCGCGAGAAGAAGATCCCCGTGGTGCCGCGCGCGCTCATGCTGGCCGAGCTCATGCGCCTGCGCCGGGGCATCGCCATCGCGGGCACGCACGGCAAGACCACGACGACCAGCCTGGTCACCAGTGTGCTGGCCGAAGGCGGGCTCGATCCGACCTTCGTGATCGGCGGACGCCTGAACAGTGCGGGCGCCAACGCGCGCCTGGGCAGCGGCGAGTACATCGTGGTGGAGGCCGACGAGTCCGATGCCTCGTTCCTGAACCTGCTGCCCGTGATGGCCGTGGTCACGAATATCGACGCCGATCACATGGAGACCTACGGCCACGACTTCGGCCGGCTCAAGAAGGCCTTCGTGGACTTCCTGCACCGCATGCCGTTCTACGGCACGGCCATCCTGTGCGTGGACAACCCGGCCATCCGCGAGATCCTGCCCGAGGTCACCTGCCCGATCACGAGCTACGGGCTGTCCGAGGATGCCCAGGTGCGTGCGATCGACGTGCGCGCCGAGGGCGGCCGCATGCGCTTCACGGTGCAGCGGCGCAACGGTGTCACGCTGCCCGACCTGGAGGTGGACCTGAACCTCGCGGGCGAGCACAACGTGCTCAACGCGCTCTCGGCCATCGCCGTGGCGGTGGAGCTGGGCATCCCCGACGACGCCGTGCTGCGCGCGCTCGCGGGCTTCAAGGGCGTGGGCCGCCGCTTCCAGCGCTATGGCGACCAGCCGGCGCAGGGCGGGGGGCATTTCGCGCTCATCGAGGACTACGGCCACCACCCGGTCGAGATGGCCGCCACGCTGGCCGCGGCGCGTGGCGCCTTCCCGGGGCGGCGTCTGGTGCTGGCCTTCCAGCCGCACCGCTATAGCCGCACGCGCGACTGCTTCGAGGATTTCGTGAAGGTGATCGGCGGTGGTGCCGACGCCGTGCTGCTGACCGAGGTCTACGCGGCGGGCGAAGCCCCGATCGTGGCGGCCGACGGCCGCTCGCTGGCGCGCGCGCTGCGCGTGGCGGGCCGCGTGGAGCCCATCTTCGTGGACGACGTGGCCGACCTGCCCCGCGCCATCGCGGACAACGCACGCGATGGCGACGTGGTGATGTGCATGGGCGCGGGCTCGATCGGCTCCGTGCCCGCGAAAGTGGTGGAAATGCTGGAGAAAGATGAGCGCCCTGCGCAGGAAGGGCAAGCGCTATGA